One Serpentinicella alkaliphila DNA segment encodes these proteins:
- a CDS encoding nucleoside recognition domain-containing protein — translation MIIEILKEGIIGSFNSVYSIAMIVFPIMIGLQILKDFKVLDKIANMFRFVTKLFNISVDAVFPLLVGVIFGISYGAGVIIQSSKEGDISYRDLFLISVFLITCHAVIEDTLIFVAVGANGYFLLGVRLISAILLTYVLAKRKIEDEENSIQKEECIVINE, via the coding sequence ATGATTATTGAAATTTTAAAAGAAGGTATTATAGGAAGCTTTAACTCAGTTTACTCTATAGCAATGATTGTATTTCCAATTATGATAGGACTCCAAATATTGAAGGATTTTAAGGTTTTAGATAAAATAGCAAATATGTTTAGATTTGTGACAAAGCTATTTAATATTTCTGTAGATGCAGTATTTCCACTATTAGTTGGGGTCATTTTTGGTATTTCCTATGGAGCAGGAGTTATTATTCAAAGTTCTAAAGAAGGAGATATATCCTATAGAGATTTATTTTTAATATCTGTATTTCTAATTACTTGTCATGCTGTTATAGAGGATACTCTAATTTTCGTTGCAGTGGGTGCTAACGGCTATTTTTTATTAGGGGTCAGACTTATTTCAGCAATTTTATTAACTTATGTATTGGCTAAAAGAAAAATAGAGGATGAAGAGAATAGCATACAAAAGGAAGAATGCATAGTTATAAATGAATAA
- a CDS encoding transposase, with protein MVLIAITLDEWVINMTLGKPKYRNLQQGNGGGTPVLKAIWDKFDFSLLLTQSGIVKRNGVPTWLIAFAYVVGLIANKNSVSRISDYATKDSLLQPMFRNLKMAQYTFSRFFTTDYNWGLFSFKRVQRLQQEEETAFTEGDVIVLDDTKVAHAHGKKIPFLCWLYDSSIKINIWCMNIVATTVVLKNGLKYPLFWRIWRKVENSDEKQTKIDLSKEMLMDIRRIYTGVLWVAMDRWFLCKDFFNWLTDHQYDWVTKAKRNTALYRKEIENITGRERFIPVKPSMLIKEVFFKLLISGAKDKVSAISIPNIYIKLPYRLVGKQGKVVTKYRYTPIAAVVATRLKEDTEMMKDEFEKNKEVAATYRGAYLLISNRVDNPEEALDAYIKRWSIEVFFRTAKQELGLNSCHSTSESHHYAHIELIFTAETLLVYARWELNNKGAEEGFTHGEMVRNFFNATYRIVIKAQQCFQTIQVHFDTEVRQFARLIDKFWPKNLLLGWFTVQNSQYMESTA; from the coding sequence ATGGTATTAATAGCCATTACTCTTGATGAATGGGTGATAAATATGACTCTTGGGAAACCGAAATATAGAAATTTACAACAAGGAAATGGGGGCGGAACGCCAGTTTTAAAAGCAATTTGGGATAAATTTGATTTTTCACTTCTGCTTACGCAATCGGGTATTGTAAAACGTAATGGTGTACCCACTTGGCTTATTGCTTTTGCTTATGTGGTAGGACTTATTGCTAATAAAAATTCTGTCTCACGTATTTCTGATTATGCTACTAAGGATAGCTTATTACAACCGATGTTTCGGAATCTTAAAATGGCTCAATATACCTTTAGCCGCTTTTTTACAACTGATTATAATTGGGGTTTATTTAGTTTTAAAAGAGTACAAAGACTACAACAAGAAGAAGAAACTGCATTTACTGAAGGAGATGTTATTGTACTTGATGATACAAAGGTGGCTCATGCCCATGGAAAGAAAATCCCTTTCCTTTGTTGGTTATATGATAGCTCCATTAAAATAAATATCTGGTGTATGAATATAGTTGCTACAACTGTTGTATTAAAGAACGGACTTAAATATCCATTGTTTTGGCGTATTTGGCGTAAGGTAGAAAATAGCGATGAAAAACAGACAAAAATAGATCTTTCAAAAGAAATGCTAATGGATATTCGCCGGATTTACACAGGGGTACTATGGGTTGCCATGGACCGCTGGTTTTTATGCAAAGACTTTTTTAATTGGCTCACAGATCATCAATATGATTGGGTTACTAAGGCAAAACGTAATACAGCACTTTATCGAAAAGAAATTGAGAATATTACAGGCCGAGAACGCTTTATCCCTGTAAAGCCTTCAATGCTTATTAAAGAAGTTTTTTTCAAACTTCTTATTAGTGGTGCCAAAGATAAAGTAAGTGCTATATCCATACCTAATATTTATATCAAGTTACCCTACCGTTTAGTTGGAAAGCAGGGTAAAGTAGTAACTAAGTATCGTTATACGCCTATTGCAGCAGTTGTAGCTACAAGACTCAAAGAAGATACTGAAATGATGAAGGATGAATTTGAGAAAAACAAAGAGGTTGCAGCTACATATCGTGGGGCTTACCTTTTGATTAGTAATAGGGTCGATAATCCTGAAGAAGCTTTAGATGCATATATTAAGCGTTGGAGCATTGAGGTTTTTTTTAGAACTGCAAAACAAGAACTGGGGTTGAATTCTTGCCACTCAACGTCGGAAAGTCATCATTACGCCCATATTGAGCTCATTTTTACAGCAGAAACTTTACTTGTCTATGCAAGATGGGAACTCAATAATAAAGGCGCTGAAGAAGGCTTCACCCACGGCGAAATGGTCCGAAACTTTTTCAACGCCACATACCGTATCGTTATAAAAGCACAGCAATGCTTTCAAACTATACAAGTACATTTTGACACAGAAGTTAGGCAATTTGCAAGACTTATTGATAAATTTTGGCCGAAGAATTTATTGTTAGGTTGGTTTACTGTGCAAAATTCCCAGTATATGGAGTCAACTGCATAA
- a CDS encoding nucleoside recognition domain-containing protein → MILIKSIKTGFIKGIETTWMLGKVVVPVYLIVTILKYTPVIDWITILFTPLMTLFNLPGEAAIILVLGNVLNIYAAIGAISAINLSTMEVTVISIMLSFSHSLLIETAVTKKLGIGVKKVVLIRVGLAVISGIVVGQLGGLL, encoded by the coding sequence ATGATATTAATAAAATCAATAAAAACAGGATTTATAAAAGGGATAGAAACTACTTGGATGTTAGGAAAAGTGGTAGTCCCTGTATACTTAATAGTTACAATATTGAAATATACACCTGTAATTGATTGGATTACTATTCTGTTTACACCACTTATGACCCTATTCAATTTACCAGGTGAGGCAGCTATAATTCTGGTCCTAGGGAATGTTTTAAATATTTATGCAGCTATAGGTGCAATAAGTGCAATTAATCTAAGTACCATGGAAGTGACTGTAATCTCAATAATGCTTTCTTTCTCACATTCACTATTAATCGAGACGGCAGTTACTAAAAAATTAGGTATAGGGGTAAAAAAGGTTGTTTTAATAAGAGTTGGGCTAGCCGTGATATCAGGGATAGTTGTAGGTCAATTAGGAGGACTATTATGA
- a CDS encoding EAL domain-containing protein, translating into MSKVNNLKNSTVNKNKLIYWPLLIGVIAILTVSLASYFISKNLLIKQLEQDGINMAKITTKKISSGILSVEIINNLIDDKIKLSGKTVLKNRENLSNELLIKIAEDFNIDEINWYSPQGSVVYSNLKEHIGWTPPADHNVQYFKSSDDLELVEEIRACTIIGNHFKYGYFKDSEGAFAQVGIIASKIQELTNSFSYQQIVDSLANEDTVLYALILDKNLKAIADSDYEDIGLIYENDEEYINALDGKLSGVIWHYDRIGQNVLEIAAPIYRGNDIIGILGIGLSMENVYSSIYFIILSFTIITVIMVLFFYWIQKRNVIQPIRQLDENIKQIDIENNLDYILPLPERDTFIGLFSTINNLIYRVNKSFHQLKEKEEYISHIAYHDPLTNLPNRRLFTEKLESELNSNRSGAVMILDIDNFKGINDTLGHIFGDKVLQKVADNLLEIKEENIYLSKFGGDEFLILLTGEDDITKIENYVIRIMAAVSTKLEIEGHDIYLTCSLGVTLYPINSNNVDQLIMNADMALYSVKSTGKNNYMFFSEEMVDKVNQKITVENILRKALKDNGFKLLYQPQVCTFTGNIVGFEALLRIKDENVSPGQFIPVAEETRMIIEIGRWITEEVINQINSWKIKGLDIKPIAINFSAVQLDDEDYFIFLKNKLEENRIEAKYIEIEITESLFMERKDKTIEFLKQLRSLGVKIALDDFGTGYSSLSYLTFLPVDKLKIDKTLSDRYLELNNSKVIEGVISLAHSLDLEVVAEGIEDLEQYNQLQISKCNYIQGYLFSRPLEVEAVEKIYYDNLLEKINYSR; encoded by the coding sequence ATGTCAAAAGTTAATAACCTAAAAAACAGCACCGTAAATAAGAATAAATTAATATATTGGCCATTACTGATAGGGGTTATAGCTATTTTAACTGTAAGTTTAGCCAGTTATTTTATAAGCAAAAACCTACTAATTAAGCAATTAGAACAAGATGGTATAAATATGGCTAAGATAACCACTAAGAAAATAAGTAGTGGTATTTTATCAGTTGAAATAATTAATAATTTAATAGATGATAAAATTAAATTATCAGGAAAAACTGTTCTAAAAAATAGAGAAAATTTAAGTAATGAGCTCTTAATAAAGATTGCTGAGGATTTTAACATAGATGAAATAAATTGGTATAGCCCTCAGGGGAGTGTAGTATACTCAAACTTAAAAGAACACATCGGTTGGACTCCCCCAGCAGATCATAATGTACAATATTTTAAAAGTAGTGATGATTTAGAATTAGTTGAAGAAATAAGAGCCTGTACTATAATAGGAAATCATTTTAAATATGGATACTTTAAAGATAGTGAAGGAGCATTTGCTCAGGTAGGGATTATAGCTAGTAAAATTCAGGAGCTCACAAATTCATTTAGCTATCAGCAAATAGTAGATAGCTTAGCTAATGAAGATACGGTTCTTTATGCCCTTATATTAGACAAAAATTTAAAAGCTATAGCTGACTCTGATTATGAGGATATAGGACTTATATATGAAAATGATGAGGAATACATAAATGCACTTGATGGCAAACTTTCAGGGGTAATATGGCATTATGATAGAATAGGTCAAAATGTATTAGAAATTGCTGCTCCTATTTATAGGGGAAATGATATTATTGGTATTTTAGGTATAGGTTTATCTATGGAAAATGTTTATTCTTCCATATATTTTATCATATTAAGCTTTACAATTATTACAGTTATAATGGTATTGTTTTTTTATTGGATTCAAAAAAGAAATGTAATACAACCTATAAGACAATTAGACGAGAATATTAAGCAAATAGATATAGAAAACAATCTAGACTATATATTGCCATTACCAGAACGAGATACTTTTATTGGTCTATTCTCAACAATTAATAATTTAATTTATAGGGTTAATAAGTCTTTTCACCAATTAAAGGAGAAGGAAGAATATATAAGTCATATAGCCTATCACGACCCACTAACAAACCTACCTAATAGAAGGCTGTTTACAGAAAAACTGGAAAGTGAGTTAAACAGTAATAGAAGTGGTGCGGTAATGATATTAGATATTGATAATTTTAAAGGGATTAATGATACTTTGGGTCATATTTTCGGTGATAAGGTTTTACAAAAGGTAGCGGATAATCTTTTGGAAATAAAAGAAGAAAATATCTATTTATCTAAATTTGGTGGTGATGAATTTTTAATCCTTTTAACCGGTGAAGATGATATTACTAAAATAGAAAATTATGTTATAAGAATTATGGCTGCCGTAAGTACTAAGCTAGAAATAGAAGGTCACGATATTTACTTAACCTGTAGTCTAGGGGTTACTTTATATCCTATAAATAGTAATAATGTTGATCAGTTGATTATGAACGCTGATATGGCCTTATATAGCGTAAAAAGTACCGGTAAAAATAACTACATGTTCTTTAGTGAAGAGATGGTAGATAAAGTAAATCAAAAAATTACAGTTGAAAATATCCTTCGAAAGGCATTGAAAGACAATGGGTTTAAGCTTTTATATCAACCCCAAGTATGCACATTTACAGGAAATATAGTTGGATTTGAAGCACTACTAAGAATTAAAGATGAAAATGTATCCCCTGGGCAGTTTATTCCAGTAGCAGAAGAAACTCGAATGATTATTGAGATTGGAAGGTGGATAACCGAAGAGGTAATAAATCAAATTAATTCTTGGAAAATTAAAGGTCTAGATATTAAACCTATAGCAATAAATTTCTCAGCGGTACAATTAGATGATGAAGATTATTTCATATTTTTAAAGAATAAGCTAGAAGAAAACCGTATAGAAGCTAAATACATTGAAATTGAAATAACTGAAAGTCTATTTATGGAAAGAAAAGATAAGACAATAGAATTTTTAAAACAACTAAGGTCTCTAGGGGTTAAGATCGCATTGGATGATTTTGGTACTGGCTATTCATCTTTAAGTTATCTTACATTTTTACCTGTAGATAAACTTAAAATTGATAAAACTTTAAGCGATAGATACCTAGAACTAAATAATTCTAAAGTAATTGAAGGAGTAATTTCTTTAGCTCATAGCCTAGATTTAGAGGTAGTAGCAGAAGGAATAGAAGATTTAGAGCAATATAATCAGTTACAAATAAGCAAATGTAATTATATTCAAGGTTATTTATTTAGTAGGCCATTAGAAGTCGAAGCAGTTGAAAAAATATATTATGATAACCTTTTAGAAAAAATTAATTATTCAAGATAG